From Euwallacea fornicatus isolate EFF26 chromosome 35, ASM4011564v1, whole genome shotgun sequence, a single genomic window includes:
- the LUBEL gene encoding E3 ubiquitin-protein ligase lubel isoform X3 → MNNKQDNKWKPMVISNPSTRLRMARNMPQWVNKSGSSGIPPPPVPPDSKDHLNVKHQQNQEPDYEVIEFGQYSNAPPLDENIQSPNLGIWSFKSEKFQKTKILFLATSQRRCQLCGSSATSVSVRCEDCQQNFCLSCDDMYHRHPKRQSHLRRRVEERGIQQIRPPLPPKGEAPPLPVPPPRRRRSGSVGPSPCPSPIPMKNQQGMSSFTMPRKEGAFSLKEKMNSLRKGFTLGSRPLPPTPTSPSSGLPSYPTSRSNSQLSQDDFRQFQAPSPSPSLQERYRKHQMAMRGTTPNLPSAVSEFDQSSNRESGYPDWEQNRGLRHRTGSISGSDIGARVSRKLSNTSCPSSSNRGLPHSSSVFDLNNTVPYHHHGFVPMQQAHSMAQLNYPMPCCQNTWMDQHQCCWDPSHGSNMSLNVMPGAYPGNPMWMGAWHGPSYPYGLPPPHNRACSHSRPASPTQSIKSRKSTASRKSRRKYRDETSDEDSNDIEDRRSVFSHGDGRSERRSLGRYVVRERPLRDSSSLPREALRRNMSSKNSDRGSVSHRSRASVVASSSGETDDEESDEDSPKRPEISYNESPIQEDDENLNKKQLPEDSWSCEHCTFVNEPGTRVCSVCCKTSTTKVNIVQSPSSINKMKKLIIASKKPPAGPNKGKDKGKTLLQSPSSDDYSANSANNYSETESMQAKLEKINLEVEEKKKAESKPKANSAINAAFREDDLIEAEVAAINEAAEAAKVSTGCGTSPPPDFVHLTEKKLVTANTGTSPPPQNISTQTYEEIKPQDEGKSPRSARAISVSRGSKQRELHRSQSMHASSSKRGSEWSLHRSSSRHSYTTDSQSLPGSREPSPMPFDYEDPYYFDRPRQRKHHQNHRLSNSIMDLRKAELYNRRLNHQDFGYYRMDPVEFQSHRQCNDSVHPSEYLDQQNQRTQGMELVKLLREAEQHKYSADEVQAALLHCKDMNPIAWLNEHWSAMIASVQTLATQMGREGPMNIVGTVSEKEARDGLRCHKGELWPAVQECVEQRQRKYAELANRGDFSREDIITVLTAHHGDLEAAYTELNKTQIKPFLMRIWGPPTGIENEAGNDGATLQRFRGEDALSEEEKVLKKQAEAVSSVNNNSSEKSSPQNVSSPSRDSKKVPKNVIQDKNEILNSLNDLENEILRNIQDINSLDEVVAASNSNHKKTNVPLPSITTLTKVVETPPKAPVVTTLEVAQSPKAYVEKSSTVIQVVDTAGLDPADLLKKDHIESESSSSSEENGLGDEQFVDAIEDPIEGKIPDQKNSSKLSISTLKVHLGGGTVLLPDNPKNVEETAQESTAQLVLNQQGVREYFGSSGENTNFKTMDQNEILKVKANSEAPVQKINAATEEKNNDQGINTQQIFANSQQDVDVNEKVQESHQLVIEKNQISNSLKDNEKIDIDQNTKKSEAHLLLKPISGDKLYLQANTCQISEEQTSETSTGLEDHQKSSNKDISETAQKHQDNRISNTQQFVQNPISEDKTQALEDHQSITEGHRSLEASTDLQDHQKRFEKQTLAAPHKHKDVEILNTEEISAKLESKPISAAEVNISASEAYKKDSKNYNHEISIDDQTNQKGIFENSLQIDQEKIITVDKKNVMLSGIIENDGDENNPAINYEFSAGNQSEMVENMGINSLPTVSEAPEAKSCSLAQDLMVNIIDLTDPKTRKLSKKKKSRKNMEEPTTKNTTQEPQEIIGQGRESPIPKVKENLPPTGKKSSRKSSKSRRKSIRKARRRAEKATELQRKESSSSTTETSISDTQESDSRLSVASDNVINMVCKFEKTSCNENVDVAKIGHKLERKKPLKKSDSQKYAKFKNMPVRQMPDSPIEEKLEPDLCVEKPVTNTKIQMPQNKQSILSKSKIPILSRQSSICRDEPKSKPINTNGSKIPVRMPSPPKDKLDETKSEKTCDKAASNYNKNQRSAKSLSPKLLDSNRPSTSKPSEILQKSSAQSSKDEDFIPNSKHLTKKISLSSFRTSIDSNTSSKKQSYTKSLDNDDSSSSVSDNSIEELLSDDEFNDDPDQVKRELIQSDLEEYKKFEEIALELNHEINKNKIARCSIEETCESEDYDSEDDEIEVDETESSEGGRGEFIEDVIEADSGKELFKLERKEPSEIEVLERQARRFLAEGQVEDYQQAELAASLMALKFSVHEALEAVKDCSSLEAAIAYLRQDCELCAGRYPMNQIISMLKCTHRCCQECAKNYFTVQITDRSIMDCNCPFCKTPDLSHNNNSVNEDEISDYFSNLDILLKGILDAQVHELFQQKLRDRTLMQDPNFKWCVQCSSGFIAHPKQKRLICPDCKSVTCASCRRPWEKQHEGISCEKFAEWKDANDPENQASAVAKHLAENGIDCPNCKFRYSLAKGGCMHFTCFQCKHEFCYGCGKPFMMGVKCGISQYCAKLGLHAHHPRNCLFYLRDKEPQELQKLLKDNKIKFDTELPSEREENASAVIKCLVPLQKETPSGLIDTVCNGEVGPGQAGLCRQHYIEYLVGLIFRHKLDPISILDLVEVSQELRRRGQPLPERGPWCDDNQYREMCAKIVMEQVPLD, encoded by the exons CAGGGAATGTCGTCTTTTACCATGCCCCGAAAAGAAGGAGCCTTTAGCTTGAAGGAGAAAATGAATAGTTTGCGAAAAGGTTTTACTTTGGGGAGCAGACCTCTACCTCCAACTCCTACAAGCCCTAGCAGTGGACTTCCAAGTTATCCTA CATCCAGATCAAATTCTCAACTGTCCCAAGATGACTTCCGGCAGTTTCAAGCTCCGAGCCCTAGTCCATCTCTCCAAGAACGCTACAGAAAGCACCAAATGGCCATGAGGGGCACTACTCCTAATTTACCAAGCGCAGTTTCAGAATTCGATCAGTCCTCAAATAGAGAATCTGGATATCCGGATTGGGAACAAAATCGAGGTTTGCGGCACAGAACAGGAAGCATTTCTGGATCGGATATTGGAGCCCGAGTGTCCAGGAAGTTGAGTAACACATCTTGTCCGTCATCAAGCAATCGAGGATTGCCCCATAGTTCCTCAGTATTTGATTTGAATAACACCGTACCGTATCATCATCATGGATTTGTGCCAATGCAGCAG GCTCATTCTATGGCACAATTGAACTATCCAATGCCGTGTTGTCAAAATACTTGGATGGACCAACACCAGTGTTGCTGGGACCCTTCGCACGGGAGCAATATGAGTCTCAATGTAATGCCTGGTGCATATCCTGGAAATCCCATGTGGATGGGTGCTTGGCATGGGCCATCATATCCATATGGATTACCACCTCCGCATAACAG AGCCTGCTCCCATTCACGCCCAGCTTCTCCCACTCAAAGCATCAAATCCCGCAAATCCACCGCGAGCAGAAAGTCGCGCAGGAAGTACAGAGATGAAACCTCCGATGAAGACTCGAACGATATTGAAGACAGAAGGTCGGTCTTCAGTCATGGGGATGGAAGGAGCGAAAGGAGATCTTTAGGAAGATATGTAGTACGCGAACGCCCCCTTAGAGATAGCTCTTCTTTACCTCGAGAGGCCCTTAGGAGGAATATGAGCAGCAAAAACAGTGATCGAGGATCAGTAAGTCATAGAAGTAGAGCCAGTGTTGTGGCCTCATCTAGTGGTGAAACTGACGATGAGGAAAGCGATGAGGATAGTCCGAAACGCCCGGAAATCAGCTACAATGAAAGCCCAATACAAGAAGATGATGAGAATTTAAATAAGAAGCAACTTCCTGAAGATTCGTGGAGCTGCGAACATTGTACTTTCGTCAATGAACCGGGTACTAGGGTATGCTCGGTTTGTTGCAAGACTTCAACAACAAAAGTGAACATTGTCCAATCCCCATCTTCGatcaacaaaatgaaaaaactcataataGCTTCAAAAAAACCCCCAGCTGGTCCTAATAAGGGAAAAGACAAAGGGAAGACCCTATTGCAAAGCCCGAGCTCTGATGATTACAGCGCAAATAGCGCTAATAACTACAGCGAAACTGAATCAATGCAAGCTaaactggaaaaaatcaaTCTGGAGGTGGAGGAGAAGAAAAAGGCCGAGAGCAAGCCTAAAG CAAATAGTGCGATAAACGCCGCGTTTCGAGAAGACGATTTAATCGAGGCCGAAGTAGCAGCTATAAATGAGGCTGCCGAAGCGGCAAAAGTTTCAACAGGATGTGGTACGTCTCCACCTCCAGATTTTGTACATTTGACGGAGAAAAAGTTGGTTACTGCCAATACTGGCACTTCACCACCACCTCAAAATATATCTACTCAG ACATATGAAGAAATTAAACCACAGGATGAAGGGAAAAGCCCTAGATCAGCGAGGGCAATATCGGTGAGTCGAGGCAGTAAGCAGAGGGAATTGCACAGATCCCAATCGATGCATGCAAGCTCATCAAAAAGGGGGTCAGAATGGTCATTACACAGATCTTCGAGCAGACACAGTTATACTACGGATTCACAA AGTTTGCCTGGGAGTAGGGAACCAAGTCCAATGCCATTTGACTACGAGGACCCTTATTATTTCGATAGGCCAAGGCAGAGAAAACACCATCAAAATCATCGATTATCAAACAGCATTATGGACCTTAGAAAAGCTGAATTGTACAATAGACGGCTTAATCATCAAGATTTTGGATATTACAGG ATGGACCCAGTAGAGTTTCAAAGTCACCGACAGTGCAATGACTCTGTGCATCCTTCAGAGTATTTAGACCAACAAAACCAAAGAACTCAAGGAATGGAACTGGTGAAATTGCTAAGA GAAGCAGAGCAACACAAATATTCCGCAGATGAAGTTCAAGCAGCTTTACTACATTGCAAA GACATGAACCCAATTGCTTGGCTTAACGAACACTGGTCAGCCATGATCGCCAGTGTTCAAACTCTTGCTACCCAAATGGGTCGTGAAGGACCCATGAACATAGTAGGAACAGTCTCAGAAAAAGAGGCTAGAGATGGCCTACGCTGCCATAAAGGAGAACTATGGCCTGCTGTGCAAGAGTGCGTGGAGCAGCGTCAAAGAAAG TACGCTGAATTGGCGAACAGAGGGGACTTCTCTCGAGAAGACATAATAACAGTATTAACAGCTCATCACGGTGACTTAGAAGCTGCTTATACAGAACTGAATAAAACGCAGATCAAACCTTTTTTAATGCGTATCTGGGGTCCACCGACAGGGATCGAAAATGAGGCGGGTAATGATGGGGCTACGCTACAAAGATTCAGAGGGGAAG ATGCACTTAGCGAGGAGgagaaagtattaaaaaagcAAGCAGAAGCGGTAAGTTCAGTAAATAACAACTCCAGCGAGAAATCTTCCCCTCAGAACGTAAGTAGCCCCTCGAGAGATTCGAAAAAAGTCCCGAAAAATGTTATTCaagacaaaaatgaaatactaAATTCGTTGAACgatttagaaaatgaaatattaagaaaCATTCAAGATATCAATAGTTTAGATGAAGTGGTTGCAGCTTCTAACAgtaatcataaaaaaaccaaTGTACCTCTACCATCAATAACAACTCTTACGAAAGTAGTAGAAACGCCCCCAAAAGCCCCTGTAGTGACCACACTGGAAGTCGCTCAAAGCCCCAAAGCTTACGTGGAAAAAAGCAGCACTGTGATCCAAGTGGTGGACACGGCAGGGCTAGATCCTGccgatttacttaaaaaagatCATATAGAGTCGGAATCTTCCAGCTCCAGCGAGGAAAATGGACTTGGGGATGAACAATTCGTAGACGCAATTGAAGACCCCATTGAGGGAAAAATTCCGGATCAAAAAAACTCGAGCAAACTCAGTATTTCAACTTTAAAGGTGCACTTGGGAGGGGGAACTGTGCTGTTGCCAGATAATCCGAAAAATGTAGAAGAAACGGCACAGGAGAGCACTGCGCAATTAGTACTAAATCAGCAAGGAGTGAGAGAATATTTTGGAAGCAGTGGAGAGAATACGAATTTTAAGACAATGGAccaaaacgaaattttaaaggtcaaaGCAAATTCTGAGGCACCagtgcaaaaaattaatgcagcaacagaagaaaaaaataacgatcAGGGAATTAACACACaacaaatatttgcaaattctCAACAAGATGTTGATGTCAATGAGAAAGTACAAGAGAGTCATCAGCTAGTTATTGAGAAAAATCAAATCTCAAACAGTCTCAAAgacaatgaaaaaattgatatagaccaaaacactaaaaaaagtGAGGCACATTTGTTACTGAAACCCATTTCAGGTGATAAACTCTATCTTCAAGCAAACACCTGCCAGATTTCTGAAGAACAAACCTCTGAAACTTCAACAGGACTAGAAGACCATCAAAAAAGCTCTAACAAAGACATTTCAGAAACTGCACAAAAACACCAAGATAACCGAATATCAAATACTCAACAATTCGTACAAAATCCGATTTCAGAAGACAAAACTCAAGCCCTAGAAGACCACCAATCTATTACTGAAGGACATCGAAGTTTAGAAGCTTCAACGGATCTGCAAGACCATCAAAAACGCTTTGAAAAGCAGACATTAGCAGCTCCGCATAAACACAAAGATGTTGAGATTCTAAACACTGAAGAAATTTCTGCCAAATTAGAATCGAAACCGATCTCAGCTGCAGAAGTTAATATCTCAGCTTCTGAAGCATATAAAAAAGATTCAAAAAACTACAATCACGAAATTTCAATTGACGATCAAACTAACCAAAAAGGAATATTTGAGAATTCATTGCAGATTGATCAAGAGAAAATCATAACTGtggacaaaaaaaatgttatgctTAGTGGTATTATAGAGAATGATGGGGATGAGAACAACCCTGCgattaattatgaattttcagCTGGTAATCAGTCTGAGATGGTAGAAAATATGGGTATTAATTCTTTGCCAACTGTTTCAGAAGCTCCTGAAGCTAAAAGTTGTTCTCTAGCTCAAGATTTAATGGTCAACATAATAGATCTTACTGACCCTAAAACCAGAAAATTGAGCAAAAAGAAGAAGTCAAGAAAAAACATGGAAGAACCGACAACTAAAAATACCACACAAGAACCTCAGGAAATCATTGGTCAAGGCCGTGAATCTCCGATTCCAAAAGTTAAAGAAAACTTGCCGCCAACCGGAAAGAAGTCTAGTAGAAAATCTAGTAAAAGCCGAAGAAAATCGATCAGAAAGGCTCGACGAAGAGCTGAAAAGGCTACGGAGTTGCAAAGGAAAGAAAGTTCTAGCAGCACAACTGAAACCAGCATTAGTGACACTCAAGAATCAGACAGCAGACTGAGTGTAGCTAGTGATAATGTTATAAACATGgtttgtaaatttgaaaaaaccagTTGTAATGAAAATGTCGATGTGGCTAAAATTGGACATAAACTAGAGAGGAAAAAGCCCTTAAAGAAGAGCGATAGTCAAAAGTATGCCAAGTTCAAAAACATGCCAGTAAGGCAAATGCCAGATTCCCCAATTGAAGAGAAACTGGAACCTGATTTGTGCGTGGAAAAGCCTGTGACTAACACAAAGATACAGATGCCGCAAAATAAGCAGAGTATCCTAAGCAAATCTAAAATTCCCATTCTATCCCGGCAAAGTTCCATATGCAGAGACGAACCAAAATCTAAACCAATCAATACGAACGGAAGCAAAATTCCTGTAAGAATGCCCAGTCCACCTAAAGACAAACTTGACGAAACTAAATCTGAAAAAACCTGTGATAAAGCAGCAAgcaattataataaaaaccaaCGCTCCGCAAAGAGCTTATCACCAAAACTACTGGATTCAAACAGACCTAGCACCTCCAAACCTTCTGAGATACTACAAAAATCTTCAGCTCAGTCTAGCAAAGATGAAGACTTTATTCCGAattcaaaacatttaacaaaaaaaatttccctttCCTCCTTTAGAACCTCTATAGATTCAAATACCAGCTCCAAGAAGCAATCCTACACAAAAAGCCTAGACAATGACGATAGCAGCAGCTCAGTATCAGACAACAGCATTGAAGAACTGTTGAGTGATGATGAGTTTAACGACGATCCCGACCAGGTAAAGAGAGAGCTTATTCAAAGTGACTTAGAGGagtataaaaaatttgaagaaatcgcTCTGGAGCTGAATCACGAAATTAACAAGAATAAAATCGCCCGTTGCTCAATAGAAGAGACCTGCGAGAGTGAGGATTATGACTCTGAAGATGATGAGATTGAGGTAGATGAAACTGAGAGCAGCGAGGGAGGGCGAGGGGAATTTATTGAGGATGTGATTGAAGCTGATAGTGGAAAAGAGTTATTTAAACTAGAACGGAAAGAGCCTAGtgaaattgaagttttagAG aGGCAGGCACGAAGATTTTTAGCCGAAGGCCAAGTCGAAGACTACCAGCAGGCGGAATTGGCAGCCAGTTTAATGGCGCTAAAATTCTCAGTTCATGAGGCTTTGGAGGCTGTAAAAGACTGCAGCAGCTTAGAGGCTGCCATTGCCTATTTGAGGCAGGACTGTGAGTTGTGCGCAGGGAGATATCCTATGAATCAG ATCATATCAATGCTCAAATGCACCCATCGATGTTGCCAAGAATGCGCCAAGAACTACTTCACCGTGCAAATCACTGATAGGAGCATTATGGACTGCAACTGTCCATTCTGCAAAACGCCTGACCTCAG CCACAATaataattctgtgaacgaggaCGAAATCTCCGACtatttctcaaatttggacATATTGCTTAAGGGCATATTGGATGCGCAAGTTCACGAGCTGTTCCAGCAAAAACTGAGAGACAGGACGCTGATGCAAGACCCGAATTTCAAGTGGTGTGTCCAG TGCTCGTCTGGATTTATTGCTCATCCTAAACAGAAACGACTTATTTGTCCTGATTGTAAGTCTGTGACGTGTGCAAGCTGCAGACGACCA tgGGAGAAGCAGCATGAAGGCATCTCTTGCGAGAAATTCGCAGAGTGGAAAGACGCAAATGACCCAGAAAACCAGGCCTCTGCTGTGGCTAAGCATTTAGCAGAAAACGGAATAGACTGTCCAAATTGCAAATTCCG ataCTCCCTGGCGAAAGGGGGCTGCATGCATTTCACCTGCTTCCAGTGCAAACACGAGTTCTGCTACGGCTGCGGCAAACCTTTCATGATGGGTGTAAAATGCGGCATTAGCCAGTATTGCGCCAAATTGGGCCTCCACGCCCATCATCCCAGGAACTGTTTATTCTATCTTCGGGACAAGGAACCTCAAGAATTACAAAAGCTTTTAAag GacaacaaaatcaaatttgacacAGAACTTCCAAGTGAAAGAGAGGAGAATGCGAGCGCAGTCATTAAGTGCCTAGTTCCACTCCAAAAGGAAACTCCCAGTGGGCTTATAGACACGGTTTGCAATGGTGAAGTCGGCCCTGGACAGGCGGGATTATGCAG GCAGCACTACATCGAGTACTTAGTGGGGCTGATATTCAGGCACAAACTGGACCCCATTTCGATCCTGGACCTCGTGGAAGTGAGCCAGGAGTTGCGTAGGAGGGGGCAGCCACTGCCAGAACGCGGCCCTTGGTGCGACGATAATCAGTACAGAGAAATGTGTGCTAAG ATTGTAATGGAACAGGTTCCACTGGATTGA